In one window of Microbacterium dextranolyticum DNA:
- a CDS encoding thioredoxin domain-containing protein, whose product MSSDDTPHAPSGDDSSTPSSVGSSEVASTAAGAGAPGRRDAVREKAQQVQVKQTRVRVARRSAIVVVIVALVAVVGVAVAWTVGGAASKPQLSPDSANHDGFVVTTISRGAAVASPDDGATPDATQPAASTPSPRVSATSAAPVNIHVYVDYLSPSGREWQLANSAQLSSWVADGAVTLTYHPVAMLTAKSNGTKYSLRAANAAACVGSYSPNSFFTFNDDLLSRQPAVDSDGFSDKDLADIAQANGGEDPKALRECIETERYASWVKAATERAVAGVDGSDGVALSGNAMITVNGQPYQGDMGDAAEFSQFVLTSASGKSAKAAATASPTPSPSTTP is encoded by the coding sequence TCCGGTGACGACTCCTCGACGCCCTCGTCGGTGGGATCGTCCGAGGTGGCTTCGACGGCTGCTGGCGCGGGCGCGCCCGGTCGACGTGACGCGGTGCGCGAGAAGGCGCAGCAGGTGCAGGTCAAGCAGACCCGCGTCCGCGTCGCGCGCCGCTCGGCGATCGTCGTCGTCATCGTCGCCCTGGTCGCCGTCGTCGGCGTGGCCGTCGCCTGGACGGTCGGGGGAGCCGCGAGCAAGCCGCAGCTGTCGCCCGACAGTGCGAACCACGACGGCTTCGTCGTGACGACGATCTCGCGCGGCGCTGCCGTTGCGTCTCCCGATGACGGTGCGACCCCGGATGCCACGCAGCCCGCGGCATCCACGCCCTCGCCCCGCGTGTCGGCGACCTCGGCCGCGCCGGTGAACATCCACGTGTACGTGGACTACCTGTCGCCGTCGGGCCGGGAGTGGCAGCTCGCCAATTCGGCGCAGCTGTCGTCGTGGGTGGCCGACGGTGCGGTGACCTTGACATATCACCCGGTCGCGATGCTCACGGCGAAGTCCAATGGGACCAAGTACTCGCTGCGCGCGGCGAACGCCGCAGCGTGCGTCGGGTCGTACTCGCCGAACTCCTTCTTCACGTTCAACGACGACCTGCTCTCGCGCCAGCCCGCCGTGGACTCCGACGGATTCTCCGACAAGGACCTCGCCGACATCGCCCAGGCGAACGGTGGCGAAGACCCCAAGGCGCTCCGTGAGTGCATCGAGACGGAGCGGTACGCGTCGTGGGTGAAGGCCGCCACGGAGCGCGCAGTGGCCGGCGTCGACGGATCGGATGGGGTGGCCCTCTCGGGCAACGCCATGATCACCGTGAACGGGCAGCCGTATCAGGGCGACATGGGCGACGCGGCGGAGTTCTCCCAGTTCGTCCTGACGAGCGCGAGCGGCAAGTCCGCGAAGGCCGCGGCGACGGCGTCGCCCACGCCGAGCCCGTCCACGACCCCGTGA